One window of the Natronomonas marina genome contains the following:
- a CDS encoding single-stranded-DNA-specific exonuclease RecJ has protein sequence MDAPVPELEARASACADALLDADRVLLASHIDADGLTSAAVAATALRRAGLPFETVFEKQLDADSITGIAAREYDTVLFTDFGSGQLDIITDHEEAGEFTPVVADHHQPADADTEFHLNPLLEGIDGASELSGAGAAYVLARALAERGPEARLGNRDLAALAVVGAVGDMQASGGELHGANEGVVAEGVEAGVLAETKDLAVYGKQTRPLPKLLEYASDVRIPGITNDERGVVSFLDGLDIDCRADGAWKRWVDLTDDEKQAVASALVQHAVSRGVPAFKIDRLVGTSYVLTEETPGTALRDASEFSTLLNATARYERADVGLAVCLGDREAALERARELLRTHRRNLSEGIEWVEEHGVTTEEHLQWFDAGDEIRETIVGIIAGMSMSADGVSREMPIVAFARKSDEETKVSGRGTGPLVSQGLDLSVVMGEAARAAGGDGGGHDVAAGATIPAGNEGEFIEHADAVVGEQLG, from the coding sequence ATGGACGCTCCGGTTCCGGAACTCGAGGCGCGCGCCAGCGCGTGTGCGGACGCCCTCCTCGACGCCGACCGCGTACTGCTGGCCTCCCACATCGACGCCGACGGCCTGACCAGCGCCGCCGTCGCCGCGACGGCGCTCCGGCGGGCGGGACTCCCCTTCGAGACGGTCTTCGAGAAGCAACTGGACGCCGATTCGATCACCGGCATCGCGGCCCGCGAGTACGACACCGTGCTGTTCACCGACTTCGGCAGCGGCCAACTGGACATCATCACCGACCACGAGGAGGCGGGCGAGTTCACGCCCGTCGTCGCCGACCACCACCAGCCGGCCGACGCCGACACCGAGTTCCACCTCAACCCCCTGCTGGAGGGCATCGACGGCGCCTCGGAACTGTCGGGCGCGGGCGCGGCGTACGTCCTCGCACGGGCGCTGGCGGAGCGCGGCCCCGAGGCCCGACTGGGGAACCGCGACCTGGCGGCGCTGGCCGTCGTCGGCGCCGTCGGCGACATGCAGGCCAGCGGTGGGGAACTGCACGGCGCGAACGAGGGGGTCGTCGCGGAGGGCGTCGAGGCCGGCGTCCTCGCGGAGACGAAGGACCTCGCGGTGTACGGCAAGCAGACCCGCCCGCTTCCGAAACTGCTAGAGTACGCCTCCGACGTGCGGATTCCGGGTATCACGAACGACGAGCGCGGCGTCGTCTCCTTCCTCGACGGCCTCGACATCGACTGCCGCGCCGACGGCGCCTGGAAGCGGTGGGTCGACCTGACCGACGACGAGAAGCAGGCGGTCGCCAGCGCCCTCGTCCAGCACGCCGTCTCCAGGGGCGTCCCGGCGTTCAAGATCGACCGTCTCGTCGGCACCTCCTACGTCCTCACCGAGGAGACGCCGGGCACCGCCCTGCGGGACGCCAGCGAGTTCTCGACCCTTCTGAACGCGACGGCCCGCTACGAGCGCGCCGACGTCGGACTGGCGGTCTGTCTCGGCGACCGCGAGGCCGCCCTGGAGCGGGCACGGGAACTGCTCCGGACCCACCGCCGGAACCTCTCGGAGGGCATCGAGTGGGTCGAGGAGCACGGCGTCACGACCGAGGAGCACCTCCAGTGGTTCGACGCTGGCGACGAGATACGCGAGACCATCGTCGGCATCATCGCGGGCATGTCGATGAGCGCCGACGGCGTCTCCCGCGAGATGCCAATCGTCGCCTTCGCCCGCAAGAGCGACGAGGAGACGAAGGTCTCCGGGCGCGGAACGGGGCCGCTCGTGAGCCAGGGCCTCGACCTCTCGGTCGTGATGGGGGAGGCCGCCCGCGCCGCCGGCGGGGACGGCGGCGGCCACGACGTCGCCGCCGGCGCGACGATACCCGCCGGCAACGAGGGGGAGTTCATCGAGCACGCCGACGCCGTCGTCGGCGAGCAGTTGGGCTGA
- a CDS encoding crotonase/enoyl-CoA hydratase family protein translates to MTVEYDRRGPVAVVTVDRPERRNAIDDATAEALGDAWERFDGDDDALVGVLTGSEGTFSAGADLKEMDLQDRPEGWLGFTRTRVSKPTIAAIEGHCVAGGLEMALWCDLRVASESATFGCFERRFGVPLVDGGTQRLPRVVGLGRALELILTGRELAPETAKEWGLVNRLTPEGEALETAVEMAELVAGFPQETVRTDRAAVYDGLGSTLEQGLATEGWHGSRALETAVEGADRFAGGEGRGGEGVPDEE, encoded by the coding sequence ATGACAGTCGAGTACGACCGCCGCGGTCCCGTGGCCGTCGTCACGGTCGACCGCCCGGAGCGACGCAACGCAATCGACGACGCCACCGCCGAGGCGCTCGGCGACGCCTGGGAACGCTTCGACGGGGACGACGACGCCCTGGTCGGCGTGCTGACCGGCAGCGAGGGCACCTTCTCGGCCGGTGCGGACCTCAAGGAGATGGACCTGCAGGACCGCCCGGAGGGGTGGCTCGGCTTCACGCGCACGCGCGTCTCGAAACCGACCATCGCGGCCATCGAGGGCCACTGCGTCGCGGGCGGCCTGGAGATGGCGCTGTGGTGTGACCTCCGTGTGGCGAGCGAGTCGGCCACGTTCGGCTGCTTCGAGCGCCGGTTCGGCGTCCCGCTGGTCGACGGCGGTACCCAGCGGTTGCCCCGAGTGGTCGGACTCGGGCGGGCCCTGGAGTTGATACTGACCGGGCGGGAACTGGCCCCCGAGACCGCAAAGGAGTGGGGACTGGTCAACCGCCTCACTCCCGAGGGGGAGGCGCTGGAGACCGCCGTCGAGATGGCCGAACTCGTCGCGGGCTTTCCCCAGGAGACGGTCCGCACCGACAGAGCCGCCGTCTACGACGGCCTGGGGTCGACGCTGGAGCAGGGCCTCGCGACCGAGGGGTGGCACGGCTCCCGCGCACTGGAGACCGCAGTCGAGGGCGCCGACCGCTTCGCCGGCGGCGAAGGTCGGGGCGGCGAAGGGGTGCCGGACGAGGAGTAA
- a CDS encoding uroporphyrinogen-III synthase has product MAETVAFFRPNDERAAEATEIVREMGSEPLSDPMLAVEPTGDTPREDAAYTVLTSKTGVELARDAGWTPASEVVAIGTATADALRSNGYRVDRVPEEYSSSGLVEELEDEVAGERVEVARSDHGSAVLTDGLNDAGAYVHETVLYRLVRPEEAGESAVAAAEGRLDGACFTSSLTVEHFLAAADERGVRSAAVEGLNDAVVGTIGDPTRETAESYGVGVDVVPADAEFAALAAAVVERL; this is encoded by the coding sequence ATGGCTGAGACGGTCGCGTTCTTCCGACCGAACGACGAGCGCGCAGCCGAGGCCACCGAAATCGTCCGCGAGATGGGTTCAGAGCCGCTCTCGGACCCGATGCTGGCCGTCGAACCGACCGGGGATACCCCCCGCGAGGACGCCGCCTACACGGTACTGACGAGCAAGACCGGCGTCGAACTGGCCCGCGATGCCGGCTGGACGCCGGCGAGCGAGGTCGTCGCCATCGGGACCGCGACCGCCGACGCGCTGAGATCGAACGGCTACCGCGTCGACCGCGTCCCGGAGGAGTACTCCTCGTCGGGGCTGGTCGAGGAACTCGAAGACGAGGTAGCGGGCGAGCGGGTCGAGGTGGCCCGCTCGGACCACGGCTCGGCGGTCCTCACGGACGGCCTGAACGACGCCGGCGCGTACGTCCACGAGACGGTGCTCTACCGGCTGGTCCGGCCAGAGGAGGCGGGCGAGTCGGCGGTCGCGGCGGCCGAGGGCCGCCTCGACGGCGCCTGTTTCACCTCCTCGCTGACCGTCGAGCACTTCCTGGCGGCGGCCGACGAGCGGGGCGTCCGTTCGGCCGCCGTCGAGGGCCTGAACGACGCCGTCGTCGGGACCATCGGCGACCCGACTCGCGAGACCGCCGAATCGTACGGTGTCGGCGTCGACGTCGTCCCCGCCGACGCCGAGTTCGCCGCCCTCGCCGCGGCCGTCGTCGAGCGTCTCTGA
- a CDS encoding VOC family protein — protein sequence MLTDTPGIHHITGIVRDAQSNVDFYAGVLGLRLVKQTVNFNEKFTRHLFYGDETGSPGTVLTFFPYPAEDDGRIGTPQIGTASLTVPPNSVSYWRDRLRTRDVTVEGPFDRFDETVLRFTDPDGTRLELVTGESDVGPWTDGPVPARHAVRGIHGVTLLSARVFVTASVLETLGFELLDQEGDRVRYRAPGDRATVVDLLDRDAEFGREGAGSIHHVAVRVPEKDQLYEWHDLFRERGYDVSRVKDRHFFHSLYVREPGGILLELATESPGLAAGVDSDPPSTSLFLPPWLEEDREMIEGQLRPLDPSPGTGTD from the coding sequence ATGCTTACGGATACCCCCGGCATCCACCACATCACGGGCATCGTTCGGGACGCACAGTCGAACGTCGACTTCTATGCCGGCGTCCTCGGTCTCCGCCTGGTCAAGCAGACGGTGAACTTCAACGAGAAGTTCACTCGGCACCTGTTCTACGGCGACGAAACCGGCTCGCCAGGTACTGTGCTGACGTTCTTCCCGTATCCCGCCGAGGACGACGGCCGCATCGGAACACCACAGATCGGCACCGCCTCGCTGACCGTCCCGCCGAACTCGGTGTCCTACTGGCGAGATCGACTCCGGACACGCGACGTTACCGTGGAGGGCCCGTTCGACCGGTTCGACGAGACGGTACTCCGGTTTACCGACCCGGACGGGACACGACTGGAACTGGTTACCGGCGAGTCGGACGTGGGTCCGTGGACGGACGGACCGGTCCCGGCGCGGCACGCCGTCCGCGGCATCCACGGCGTGACGCTGCTTTCGGCGAGGGTCTTCGTCACCGCGAGCGTCCTGGAGACGCTCGGGTTCGAACTGCTCGACCAGGAGGGCGACCGGGTTCGGTACCGGGCCCCTGGCGACCGGGCCACCGTCGTCGACCTCCTCGACCGAGACGCCGAATTCGGCCGGGAGGGCGCGGGCTCGATCCACCACGTCGCCGTCCGAGTCCCCGAGAAGGACCAACTCTACGAGTGGCACGATCTCTTCCGGGAACGCGGCTACGACGTCTCGCGGGTGAAGGACCGCCACTTCTTCCATTCCCTGTACGTCCGGGAACCCGGCGGCATTCTGCTGGAACTCGCCACGGAATCGCCGGGGCTTGCGGCGGGCGTCGACAGCGACCCCCCGAGTACGTCGCTGTTTCTCCCGCCGTGGCTCGAAGAGGACCGCGAGATGATCGAGGGGCAACTACGGCCGCTCGACCCCTCTCCCGGGACGGGAACGGACTGA
- a CDS encoding CoA-binding protein, with protein MPLEDPDELRRVLGYDRVAVVGASTSHEKAAHIVPAYLRRHGYELRPVNPAAETVFGTRASDSLAGVPGTVDVVEIFRPSEEVPGIVAAALDRDDVAAIWMQQGIRHDEAARKAEAAGLDVVQDRCMKVEHGRLIRHPMD; from the coding sequence ATGCCGCTGGAAGATCCCGACGAACTCCGGCGCGTTCTCGGATACGACCGGGTTGCCGTCGTGGGTGCATCGACGTCGCACGAGAAGGCAGCACACATCGTGCCGGCGTACCTCCGTCGGCACGGCTACGAACTCCGACCCGTCAATCCGGCGGCCGAGACGGTGTTCGGCACTCGGGCGTCCGATTCACTCGCGGGCGTTCCCGGGACGGTCGACGTCGTCGAGATATTCCGACCGAGCGAGGAGGTACCCGGAATCGTCGCGGCGGCGCTCGACCGCGACGACGTGGCGGCCATCTGGATGCAGCAGGGGATTCGGCACGACGAGGCCGCACGGAAAGCGGAGGCCGCCGGGCTCGACGTCGTGCAGGACCGCTGTATGAAGGTCGAACACGGCCGGTTGATCCGTCACCCGATGGACTAG